The DNA region ACTAACAAGATCTAGGAAAAGATAAATCAGACTGTCAAAATGGAGAGACTTACTATGTGCAAAAAACATAGTAGAGAAGCTAAACCTGCAAAGACAAGAAAATAAAGGCAGAGAGGAGTTACGGAAAGAACCAATGGGAAGTTGCAAGTTGAACAGAAATAATGCAAAACAAGTGACATGATTTCTAACTGGATGAATCGTGACATCTGATCTTAAAACGGCTCAATCTTTAGCTGCATTTAGTTGTGTTGAATCACATTAGGTTTCAACGGTTTAGTTCCCTGATACAACTATCCATCATCTGATGATATATTATGATTATTCCATGAAGTAGAAAATTtgtgcatgagagagagagagagagagagagagacatgaaGGCCTTTGGTTGGGACATGATAAGCATGTAAGAAAACAAAGATGAGCAGGAGTACTGGAACTAGGAGGGAAAGGGCCGTGGATGATATAATTCTGCAGGAATAAGAGGGTTGCTGAATTTTGTGTGTCCTAGCACTTCTAAGATCGGCTGGTTTCATTCATGTAAGCAAGTCAAGcttcatttatttgttgtttacatTCAACAGAAGTCAAATGCTGGTTTTTCCTTCAAAtaagaaatgacaaaaaaaaccTGAGTCATATGTCCTCTGTACTAAGCACTCACCACAAAATTGTGATGAGCTGTTTCTTAGGAGGCCCTCGGAATTCATCGTTTATTCTATGTTCAAGAATCCAAACAACAGTTCcaacaagaaggaaaaaagcTGCTGTGACAGCCCACATGAAAGGAGTAAACGGTCGTAAGAATGCCCAAGCTCTTGACTTCAACTTCCCGACTGGGACCACCACAACTAGTCCCGACTCTATATATGGCTGAGTAAAATCCACAATCTTTGTTCTGTTTGTGACAATTGTAATATCTCCTACAGCAGCATCAAAAGCCTACAAATGAAGTTTCAGGATCAGATGGATCGACAAACTCTACATTTAGTccataagaaaaataaagttaGTATACATTTCCACTAAGTTATACTCACATTGGCTGTGACCATATTTACAAGCTCATTATAGCTGGGATTCTTATGCCCATCTCCGAATGGAATGAACTTATGTGGAACTTCATAAGGAAGTAGGTTTATGGCAGCAAGGAAAATGTCTATGCAATATCCTTGAACTTTATCATTACCATTTACTCCTGATCGTGACACAAAGTCCAGGTAACTAACTCGGTTTGGAATTCCAATTCTCAATTCCCTTCCATTATTTGGAATAACCCACCCACGAGGCTTTGTTGTTGCTCCTCCAGGCCATACCACACTGCTTAACTGCTGGCTTGAACTTGAACGGTTGGGTGGTCTTGCGTAAAGCGTCTCCGGGGTCACAACAGATAACCCCGAATAATTAGACCAGTATCCAATAGTTCTACAACCATTTTTAATCACGTTAAGGATATCATATGAAGGACGAAAAGGAGATCTATCGGAATTAAATTGGATAGGTCCTGTCACACCTGTCACATTGAGCTGCAATATGTTGTTAAGCAATTGCTTGCCCCCATCAAAAATGCTCAATGCACCAAGATTCAAAGCCCCTCCCCCAAAATGACTTAAACGTGCACTGTTAGAGAATGACATGTTACCCCCTTGATCAAGAAACAACTTCATTGCACGAGTAAGCATCCAAACAGTATCGTAGGCATATAGACCATAAGGATTCAACCCGATAGAACCATTACTCAGCTTGTGCCACCGTGACATAAAAGCCCTTTTCCTTTCTGAATCAGGGGTGTGTGGGCGAAGCGTCAGGACTCCTTGGATAGAGTCTGCAGTTTTGGAAGAAAGCGGTAAAGTTGAGTCTAAAACAGTAGATAACCAGGTAGTAGCTATCCAAACATACCCAGTGTCCATCATTCCAAGATTCCGGGCCTCATCGACAACCAAGAGACCCGTTTTGGCGAACGTATGTAGAATAATTACTCGAGCTTCCGTCATTTGTAGCTTCACTAGTTGATCCTTAATCTCACTTCGTGTTGCTGTGGGGTCAGGGGGAAGTGCAGCTTTGTAAGAAATTTTGCAGCGTCTTTCTGCAAGCTTATCACCTAAAGCAATAACCCCATTTCGGCTCTGATCATCATCACTATAAACCGCAATAACCTCTCTCCAATGAAAATAACTGATCATATCTGCAATCGCACTCATCTGAAATTGATCATTGGGTGCTGTTTGAACAAAGTAAGGGTATTGCAGAGGTGATAGGGTAGGGTCCAATGCTGTGAATGACAATAACGGGACATGGAGTTCATTTGCAATATGTGAGAGTACATGAGCCATTACAGCATTTTGTGGACCGATTATAGCTACGGTATCAGTCTCCATGTACTTTAATGCTGCGATCAATGAAGAAAATTGAATCATGAATGTCATCATCCCACCAAGAATaaaaactcatcatgaaatagaAACTAAACTAATGTAAGCTAAAATAAGAACAGGAGAGAAAAGTTTACCTCCAATGATGCTAAGAAGTCCGCTGAAGTTGGAATCATGCATGAGTATAGACAATTTAGTTCCACCTAGATTGATCGGATCAGAATTTACATCATCCTCGGCAGCCTTCATGGCAATCCTTGCTACCTTCCCATTGATGGTGCTAAACGTGAAAATAGCTCCAACTTTCACGACATTAGGTCTCAAAGCCCCTGCTGTGAAAGCTCCGATACAAAGAACGAAAACTGACACACGCCAAACCAGATTCATGGTGATACTAAATGATGAACCCACCACTGAGCATCCTATATGAAACAGAACACaccaaatgtataaaaataaaaaataaaaataaataaataaataaaagaagtacTCAAACAAAACTACCAAAACATGCTGAATGTCTCCCACCTGGGCAATAAGAGTTCTGCACCTTACGAGCCAATACATAAACACACTACTTATTGCgcgtttaaaaaatatacatatatcaaAACACATACTTTTTTATCCTAGCTGATGTGTTAGGCTTTCAAATCAGTGGTGTGTTTAGTATGTCAAAACGGgcttgtaaatatatattttccgaTCAATAATAGCAACTTGAACTAGAACAGTAGGATCTTTAATCAAAAGAATATTAGAGAACGACACCTTACGCGTCCCTATCCAaggcaagtagaactttaacaTACTTAAACCGCAGAGAATTTGAGAAGTATCAACAAATCCAATTTGCCAAGGAAGTCCCAAAAAAGTAGAAGACTTACCCATGTCTGACATGCGTGAACAAAGGCAAGTAAATAATCGACTATGATTTGTTATACTTTAAAACCAAAAGCAACAGGCAGAGAACAAAGAACAAACACAATTCTGTCTTAATAAAGCAGCTACTTCAATATAAGAAATACGCATCACGTGCTTAGcgcaaggaaaaaaagaaagttacCAGATGATAGCAGAACTTCACAAGGAAGACGTTCTCACCTCGAACTTCGAGAGAGAACATTAGAAAGGAATAGGAGGCAGAGCTGTGAGGCAAACCACCACCAATACCAATTCCAAAAAGAAGGAATGATAGACCAAGACTTTCGGTCTCATTGAGCTTTCGGCTCTCATATTCAACCTGGTTAGTGCTAGAAAAATTGGATGTAAAGAAAAgtctgcacacacacacacagagacccTAAAGAGAACGTGTTAGAACAAAAGGGGGCAGCGAAACAAAAATAGTGTGACAAAGTTTGTTTCATAGTGTGTGATAAATGTCGCTTTTTCTTAAGATAATACTCGTCCACGTCAATTATGCCATCCACATTAGTTATAAGTGAATTCGCATGTAAGATATAATGTAGGACCGTAGGTCAGAATAAATCTGTTTGTTTAATTGCATTATACACAcatgaaattaaattttaaatacttttagatttactattcaaccaaaagattagaaatttatttactATAGAATAAACATATCCTAataacaaattttgaaaaaataaaaactttttaggagagagaatttcaaaatattatgcaGAAGACTCACAAGGTAAAAACTTGTGTAAAGGAGtcatctattaatatattaatatgaattccacatattaatatatctaaaaaaatcatctataatatacaattatttattctaaaaatatttccaacGTAACACTCATAAGGCAAAAACTTGAGCGTCCCAAGAAGATTGGGAGGGAACAGTCAACTTAGCTCATGACATCACTCTAAAAATGGCATGACATCACTCTAAAAATGACAACAGAAACTCCACATgttgtgtgtgtgatatagatAGTAGCCCCGGTGCCAGTGAGGGCTGGAAATCAGCAGGAGCATGCTTCTCTGGTGTGGGAATAATTTGGAGAACAAGGGTAGTGGTGGAACCCCTCGATGATGATAGTGAATGAATGCACAAATCACCATGAATGAAGGTCTTTGGGTCTGGTTTTCGTTGTGGGATCTCATCTTTGTGGCTGCAATGCTCAAATTTGTCGTTCGGATGATCATGATGGCACTGAATTTGATGATGGTGATGAAAGAGGTACGTAATGGTATTGGTCAATGGTCATGGACCGTAAAGTTTGGTGGATATTGCTCCCATGTATTGCTTGACAGTTACCTCTTGCCGACAAAAAAATAGGCTGGAAAGTTTGGTGGCGCTCGTGCTCCTCCTGCTTTGGAGTTTCCATTCACTGCCTCTCatccctttttgtttttgtttttcccccGTTACtgtgaagttgaaaaagaaaaaaaaaatatagcttTTGAGGGCTCGAGCGTGCATGGTTTTTCCACTGGAGTCGAAATATTATGCAGCCTGTAACTTACATCTTGTGTAAAGGAGGCCAATGGTTCGCTTTTGATAATGAATATATTATTGCTGATAGCTCACAAAATCTAGGAAAGATTCCTGAGTACATGAACAGTcccataaataattgatccgAGCAATAGCAGCTTCAGAATTTTCGGATGAGAGGTACTTGTCAGTTGTCACGTGGTTGAAGGCAGGCGATCTGATGCTTTCGGGGGCAGTATTTGGATAAGGATCATGCTACGTACAGAGAATTCCCACCGAAATTCTTTACCCATCagtgcaaattttattttatttttttattttttcaccatttttttaaactatttaaatatttttataaaataaaaaaaatcagatattcatttaaaaacacacACTTAATagctaagtaaaaaaaaattaaaaaacatttccGTAGAGAAAATCTGTGTGAAACTAGTATTTTCCtttggataatgaaagtcaAATTAATATATTGGGAGGTggggtattgttatttatttaatgacaGAAGCCTGGTACGAGTGGTGGTCTGCTAAACCGCAAGTGGATGATGGATCAATGGAAGCTCCACCTTGTGGTTGCTTTTCCAGTTCCACGTTCTCTGAGTAATGAGTATGTCCCCACTGCCTTCAACCATATCcatgttatttatttcattCACCAGCTTTCTTTTCCAAAGCACGtggatatatattttcttttaatatgagCGTCAAGATCAGCTTCGCGCACTAAGATTAAAGATTAATCTTACAGAATCTTAAAATTAACAGTTACGTAAACCTCTAATAATTATGAGAAGCTCAAACTGATGactattaaaaagtaaattcaaAACCTAACCAACTGAACAACCTTCAAGATTAAAAGCCCGTGgaatatttaatgaaaatatcCTGAAACAACCACTTTGgatatttaatgaaaatatcTTGAAACCACCACTTGTCAGGCGTTCGCATCACTTCTTTCAGCTCAGCAACCCCAAGGAAATTGGCTGTAATCACACTTCATCTCAAGCAAATTGCGGATTATTACACTGATAAGGAAAGGATAATAGGCATAGGGTAGTTAATAGCAGGTCAAAACCGGCTGTGCAGTATACAAATTAGACTAACAAAATTCCCAACCCCATTGCAGAGAAGACAAGCCTATCCCAGAAAGGAAAATGGtaactcaaacaaaatgaacTTTGGTACACATGCCAAGCGAGAGAGACAGCACTTGGTTCAGGAACTCTCTACTTGTCGTTTTGCAGAACTTCGACCATGTTGATTGGTAATCTCATTCTCATAACTACCATCATTCTTTTCCTTGCCATCTTCACGATTAAAAGTCCAACCAGAAAAATCAGACTCTGTGAATAAAGATGTAGGAGTAACTTTGTGGATTGCTAGTGGAACCTGTTTTACCCTTCGCCTCATCTGCAATAAATAAAGAGATCAGCTTTGAAAGAACTTAAAAAATGCAATCCGAAAAGAGGTATTAAAGTTTTCCATTGTGTTGACAGATTCTCATAAATGAGCATATTAATACCTCATCCCCAAAAATTGTTGCATATGAACCCGAGCTGAAATCTTTTACTGTCATTTCAGTTGTTTTAGCTCTGACTGTCAAATCATTTTCAAGTGACAAAACAAACCTaacaccaaaagaaaaaagccaTTACAAAACTACAATCACCTATGAAGTACATGCACATGTATCACATATATGTAGTGTGATGACCAGGATTGGAGCATGCACCTTGAAACTGGAGGGCAGTAGTGGTGACGGAGGGTATCAATCTCCCAAAGTGAACTTCCtgatccaaaaatatttttcaacgaGTGAGGATGCTCTAAAAAGTAGTTTCGTATAGTTCTATTTCATTGGTAGCATCCAGAAGAATATTTTATGTGGAATGTATAGACAGACATTCAGGAGAGAGCTCAATGGTTCAGCTCCTAAAAAAGCCTAGATTAACTAAGCAAAAATAAAGAACCTAGATCAAGGAACAAACTTAAACAGCCACAACTTCTGATCTGAGGAGATTGACAGGGCACATGACCTGTCAAAACGAAATTACTATAGCATCCTCAAAGATGAACCCTTTTGGGCTCTTTTATGGACAAAACTCCCCtgttattgcattttttttagcCCTTATTCATCCCAAtgatattctttctcacctctgTATTTAAGTCTTTTTTTTACTGGTAAAATCAATAGCCTTATTTAAGTATTTATGTTCATTTTAGAACgtcttatttaattttctttatttccaatctttgaaattttctatttttggtttgTTAGGAATTTCAAATCCCTATGACCCAAATATATCTCGTCAGATCTATCAATTTAATGGAAACTACGTGTTGGGTTTGGTTGATGGCAGTAAATGGGCCAGACTTAGTTGAAAAAGAGATACTTACTCATGGCGTTGGACTTTATAGGATTAATTTCCTCATCGTTAAAGCAATCCATGCCTGGCTTCCTACTGGAAATATCTGAGCCAGTTCCAGAGTCACCTTCCGCAAGGTCTTTTGCAGTTTCACCACCATCCTCCTGCACAGACTAAACTAATTCAGTTTTTTTCCCATGGAACACGACAAAAATTATAGAAACCATTGGGAAGCGTTATAACAGATAAGATTAGTGGAATTTGTAATCAAGATGCTATCTAAAGAGTCAGAAGAAACAGGGTCAAATCATCCAACTAGTCACCAAATTTTAGAAAGTGCAAATCAGAGTAGCCAAATCCAATTTGGTCGAATTATTTTAGGCTTTCGCCATTGAAAAAGTACAGGGGGAGTAAAAAAATAGGAACTAGTCTACTTCTGTTGTAACATGGAAAGTACATGTCCCACCTGTAAATTTTCTTTGCATCAGTAATCAATCAAATCAGATACGGAAATTTTCTTAGGGTATCTAAGTAAAAACCCTTTGTGTACTAAAACCTTGATATCGTTCCCCAATAAGCCCAATCTACTACCTTCTATTAATCATTAATTACCAGAAGACCTATCTTCTTCAGTTTAAATCTTTCCATCaaaattctattaataaaacAGACTTACAGGCAACTCCAGAAGACCATCCAGTCTATTAATAATTTTCATGCAGTCACCATATGTTAAGGTATCTGTGCATTAAGCAACAattacggaaaaaaaaaaaaaaaaaaaaaaaaaaacagaattttCACAAAACATGCAAAGAAGTTGCAAATCTATGTCATTCacatacctatcaaaaaaatctaTGTCATTCACAAACATAAAATCATATCTACAAGCCCACTCATTATAGAGCCTTCCAATCCCCACTTGCACCAAGTTCAAATGGATAATGGATAACATTGATGTAAGAAAAAATGATAGGGAGATTGTAATTGCTACCCAGTGCACCAAACAGTTAATTGAAGGATGTCTCCGTAAAAGATTGTGAACCAGAGCTATAATCACCAACGCTCCTGATGGAGGAACTGAAAGCGACAGCCGACTCAGTTTCTTAGCAAAAGCAGCTGCCAAATATGCTGGGAGAAGTGGAGATTTTAGGCAAGAATCGAGAAGCTGCAGAAGATACATAGTATTCACTTAAAAAATAACCAATGGCTCAAAGATAAAATATACAGCGATCCTTTTGTTCCCAAACAATTTTCAACCACCTTAAAGTATATCTTCTTTTATCTTCAATATGCGCCTAAAAGATTTCTGTGCATTTGTTAGTAAAACATTTCCATGAATTCTGACTGTATTTACCCTACTTCCAAAGCAGCTAAGCCACCAAAATTGATGTATAGAAATTCAACCCCCAATGATAGGAAGCTTCGTAGAATTAATGACAAATGtttgtatacctctagtgtacttgggctatgcctatctttttatcaatgaaatatcatattacttatccaaaaaaataaataaataaattagtgaCAAATCACAAATGTCAAATATCCACTTAAGgttcaaagaaaagaaaagaaaatcagatGTGCTACAGTTTtcaaatcaaaaacaaaaatatatctgAAGGACGCATATGaagagttttaataaaatttagatattaattttaagagttgctattttgtgtttaagagttcaattaagattAGACAGCCAAAGTTAAACTAGAATTGGAATTTTATTTGTTGAGGACTTTAGAAAGatctacttatatatatttttcagtcTATTTAAGGGCCTTTTGTACTCTGAGTCTACAGGTTAttgaatgaattaaaatattgatgaagtGATTTTCTATCTTCCCGTCCCCCTTTCTTTCTCAatcgttttctttttcctttcttggctgtttttttcctctctaatgttttttatttctcttttccttcctAATTTCTTCTTAATCCTGTTTGTCCTGCATCAACATTTCAACTACACCAATTAAAGACAGCTGCTACCATGCCACCAAATCAAGAAATATACATCATATCAAACTCAACCTAATTCCCAGGTATCACATAAGTGGCCAAGCTTATGATATCACATGTtcaaattcacttttttcactGTTTtactccatttttatttttaaaaaaatccttGGCTggtaaaaaattgtttatttcaaACTCAACGATGAACACTTTGCATTACCTGAAAAAATTTCCCCCGATGCTTGGCCATAAAGATAGAAGGGACCAATAAAGCATAAAGCTTTTCGTAAAAGTTAGGGTACTCCAATCCATACTGTGTCATGAGGATGAAGAGGCCGCTAAGAGCCATGACACTGACAACACCACCAATGTCATATGACCTCGTCAAAAAATCACTGCACGATGTCAGGTGGTAAATCAGACTCAAGTTCCCCATTCAGAAGAGAAAGACTCGAGAACTAAATACGAAACAATATTATACAAATCAGTATGTAAGTTTACCATAACATGATAGGATTAGACAAATAAGGAATGACAACCTGATGAAGACTTACAAGAACCTGAACATCAAAAAGCAAGCAGTTCAGAAAATATGGAagcaaatttgaaaagaaagaaataagaagGGGGGGAATAAACACAGACAGAGAGGATGGGAGAAACTGCAATTACCAGAAACCAAGTATATTACCATTACTCAACTCATAAATTATATTCCATATGTAAAAGCACCCCGTGAATCCATATAAAAGGCCACCACTAATAGGGGAGAACACATCATTTTGTCAAAAGACTATtgccatgaaaaatgaaattataaacAATCGCAAAAATTGTGCAAAAGCAAACATTTTTGCTCAGATTTTCAGTGGGGGGGAAAGAAAAGGTTACAATCACAATCTTCATTGGTGGGCTCGatcaatgaaataaaaacctATTAGGATATGAGCATCCAAATTTGCATGGCAGGGATTTTTGGCTGGAGCCTGACCTCAAGACCAGCCAGAAACAGCATATTTTCTTGTATGTTGAAGACAACCAAAATATAATGCAATAAGTGGTTTGAGTCTTACATCTTTGTACACATCAAGTGGAAGCGGTAACCTAAGAAAGGAAATCCATGCTTTCGTAAATTTTAGTTTCATCCTTTTTGCAATTTTGGCTGCAGACAACACCTAAACACAGTGTTGTAAAAGAATTATTAAGAGATAATTAATAAAGCAAttagaattattttagaagtaaaATATTAATGAGCCTGCACAAGTGAATACATGATCACATACATCATTGTTAGACTTCTTGGTCTGGAGCTTTTTATCTTCTGCTTTTGAATTCCCAGATGGCTCCTTACTATCATTTCCTTTAGAAAAGAATCTTAATCGGTAACTAGCAAACTCAAAACTTGAATGAGCAAAAAATTTCGAAGGATAATTATTGATAAGTACTTTCATCTTCTCTAAATCCATCCAGGTTGTTACAACAAAACGCTGGGCATTTCTCGGAACTCGCCTTTAGCtttttacataataaaatgattattaCTTACGTTCCAGAATATGGGCAGTGCTTATGTACTGCAACTGATTATAAGTCATAATAAAGGATTGGCTAGACACATACTGATTGgagaaaatacataatttaattgAAGAAAACTAAAACCATGAGAAGAAGGTCCTAGGGTAACCAGCAAGAATCACCTGATCGGCTCCACATCTCGTAATCAGATTTTTCATCTGAGCCTTCCATATGAGGGATGCGTGAGATAATATAATGTATGTTCTGAAGGAAAACCTCCATGCTGCAAGAAAAGTATACTTTTATCCAATAAATTCAATAGCTATACAACTGTAACATCAGTGTACTAGAAAGAGAGATATTGTGCACAAAAAACACTAGAATTTAGCCTCATATCCATATATTTCTATTTCTAAAACATGCCCAGTAGgaaaatttaatagaaaatgGCATAGACGATAAACACATTGTGAGTGCAAGAAgaatatttaatttcaaaagAACTTCACACAAAAGCAATTTAAtctgcatgaaagaatgcagattGTAAACAAGATTATACCATCCAAAATAACtcataaaagaaaagcaaaaatatatatatatatatatcttttgtttaaggtaaaaatatttttctgggATTAGTAATGAAGGGTTTTATTGATGaaaataataggcatagcccagaGACACCTATACTTGATTGGCAGTTGCTACATGAAACTTTACATACTAAATACTGACCTTGATCTCGAATGACTCTCGTCAATACTATCTTCATTCACATCTGTCATTTAGTAAGGAAGACAATTAATAAAGTGACAGGTGAAACCGCGCCCCCAAcctcccacaaaaaaaaaaaaaaaaacagaggtaGATGAAGTTAGCAGAATAATTTCCAAAACAGGAGCATGGCAGGAAAAGTACCAGAGATTTCTTTTGCCTCCAGAGTTCTAGAAATTTTTTCCAGGCTAATGTACGTAAAATAACTGCAAGAAGCAGAAATAATAACCACAATTTAGAAAAATCAGAATCAACCATAACATGTTTTTGCATTACTTTCATGCCTGTCCcaaagaaaaacacaataaaaaacAGAAGATAAGAATTAAAACAAGTCTTATGTAATACCAGAAACAGCCCGTCTAAAAGAAGTCAGAACAGAACGGATCGCATAGACACAATCAAGATCACCTAAAATCTCATGTGTTGCTGAGACTTAAATCATGCCATCATATCTCAAAAAACGAAATTAAAAAGCAGTCAAGGAAAGGGGTCATACCGTACATCGATATACTTGAAGTAGTTCGACACCAGCAAGTCTATCaagaaataaatagaatttgaagaatgaaCCTGCAAGAATCGATACAGACGCATACATTAACTACTCCGACACAATAAAGACAACGTAAAACCTCAGAAAACACATGCAAGGCCTCAGAGACAATGCAGCGCATAGTTTATGCTGCCGGAAAAGTGGTAAAACAACTTACAGTAGCATGTAATAACCTGTGGTATATAGCTGAATGAAACCTCCCACAGTTTCCCACCTTCACAAACTCCATTATCGTATCCAACACAACCTCCTATATTCACAACGATCCCATAAAATTATGAAACACAGACACACACCTTGATTTAGACAATCAagcaacaaaacaaaattacaataaaaaccCAAAAGTTAACGGAATATGTTGGCGAATAAAATACTGACTTTAAGAGTTTCATCAGAGTCCGGCGAGACAGCGAGATCAATTAGAGAACGGACGAAATGATCGAACTTGGAGCGGAGCCAGGTGCGATAGATGAAGTCAGGGTCGTCCTGGAGATCGGGTGCGGAGGgcttggaagaagaagaagattgggGGAGGGAAGGAAGGAGAGGGGTGAAGAATGATTGGAGGGAGAGAAGGGATTCGAGGGCGTAGGGAGGAGGGGAGGTGGGGGAGACGTAGGATAGAAGGAGAGGGAGATTGTTGATATGGGCACGGGAGGAGAGGAGCTGGTGGCCTAGGGTTTTCAGGTCTGAAAGAGAGACGCTGTGCTtagctttcttcttcttttgcttaATGGTTGACACAACGGAAGCCATTGTCGGTTGCTTCACCGTGCTTAggcgagagggagagagaggcacCATGTTAGGTTTTAACTTCTTAACATTTCGGAGAGCAACGAACTCGAGGGTTTAAGGGTGAGGGACTGTTTGGGTGCGTGTTTTAGTTCTCTTGTCCCTGGAAGGGGATCTGCCTGATCAGGTATGTACTGATCTTTGGTTGACTCTTTAGTTTTGATTCCTCTAAGGTGATGGAAGCCTCACTCGTATTTAGGTGTTTACGGTCGTATTGAATGAATAAATCAAGGTTTACCTTGGGATAATATCAAGATCTAAATTGGTTTGAGTTTGAAAATCAAGACTAATTCAGACTAGCACtcgatttttaaaaataagatatgaaactttcatttaaaaagaaataacataatgaaaatacaatacaaaaccaaaataaatagagtTAGGGTTAAGCTAACCCTCCCTCAATCTagatctcaattcaaaataattcaaactctTAAATCTAAGGGAAATAATCcctaaaattaatgaaataaatctactaattaacaaattgataaaattcataatttttagaagcaacaatttGATCACTTCCTCAAATCCGCCTCatctctaagatcaaagaattttCCAACAAACTTGTCCAACTTCCACTAAATCACCTCATCCCCTAAAATCAATGGACTTGCCAACAAGTTCGATTAACATTTTGGTAGTAAGTGGTTGGTCTTTCTTGTATCTCCATCATAAGGCCATGAACCTGGACATCTCTATCAACAATTGACAAAGTTTTCTTTCAACGatcataagaaaaattatatttgaaagtcAACATGTAAACCACATCTTTCATACTATTTGTTAACATcgt from Carya illinoinensis cultivar Pawnee chromosome 6, C.illinoinensisPawnee_v1, whole genome shotgun sequence includes:
- the LOC122313557 gene encoding glutamate receptor 3.2-like isoform X1, whose protein sequence is MFSLEVRGCSVVGSSFSITMNLVWRVSVFVLCIGAFTAGALRPNVVKVGAIFTFSTINGKVARIAMKAAEDDVNSDPINLGGTKLSILMHDSNFSGLLSIIGALKYMETDTVAIIGPQNAVMAHVLSHIANELHVPLLSFTALDPTLSPLQYPYFVQTAPNDQFQMSAIADMISYFHWREVIAVYSDDDQSRNGVIALGDKLAERRCKISYKAALPPDPTATRSEIKDQLVKLQMTEARVIILHTFAKTGLLVVDEARNLGMMDTGYVWIATTWLSTVLDSTLPLSSKTADSIQGVLTLRPHTPDSERKRAFMSRWHKLSNGSIGLNPYGLYAYDTVWMLTRAMKLFLDQGGNMSFSNSARLSHFGGGALNLGALSIFDGGKQLLNNILQLNVTGVTGPIQFNSDRSPFRPSYDILNVIKNGCRTIGYWSNYSGLSVVTPETLYARPPNRSSSSQQLSSVVWPGGATTKPRGWVIPNNGRELRIGIPNRVSYLDFVSRSGVNGNDKVQGYCIDIFLAAINLLPYEVPHKFIPFGDGHKNPSYNELVNMVTANAFDAAVGDITIVTNRTKIVDFTQPYIESGLVVVVPVGKLKSRAWAFLRPFTPFMWAVTAAFFLLVGTVVWILEHRINDEFRGPPKKQLITILWFSFSTMFFAHRENTVSTLGRFLLIIWFFVVLIINSSYTASLTSILTVQQLSSPITGIDTLVTTNEPIGFQEGSFVENYLSDELNIPRSRLVALGSPEEYADALERGIVAAVVDERPYIELFLSDHCRFSVRGQEITKSGWGFAFPRGSPLAVDMSTAILALSDNGDLQKIHNKWLLRQACASQATGLVSDHFHLQSFMGLFLICGISCFLALLLNFCLMMRQFTRHIPEETDPQTAGGTSTRSGRLQTFLSFADEKEGVWKSKSKRKRTDGSTDGYWNEDEYRNSSNKIEMHPSRERLDSRSDETH
- the LOC122313557 gene encoding glutamate receptor 3.2-like isoform X2, with the protein product MNLVWRVSVFVLCIGAFTAGALRPNVVKVGAIFTFSTINGKVARIAMKAAEDDVNSDPINLGGTKLSILMHDSNFSGLLSIIGALKYMETDTVAIIGPQNAVMAHVLSHIANELHVPLLSFTALDPTLSPLQYPYFVQTAPNDQFQMSAIADMISYFHWREVIAVYSDDDQSRNGVIALGDKLAERRCKISYKAALPPDPTATRSEIKDQLVKLQMTEARVIILHTFAKTGLLVVDEARNLGMMDTGYVWIATTWLSTVLDSTLPLSSKTADSIQGVLTLRPHTPDSERKRAFMSRWHKLSNGSIGLNPYGLYAYDTVWMLTRAMKLFLDQGGNMSFSNSARLSHFGGGALNLGALSIFDGGKQLLNNILQLNVTGVTGPIQFNSDRSPFRPSYDILNVIKNGCRTIGYWSNYSGLSVVTPETLYARPPNRSSSSQQLSSVVWPGGATTKPRGWVIPNNGRELRIGIPNRVSYLDFVSRSGVNGNDKVQGYCIDIFLAAINLLPYEVPHKFIPFGDGHKNPSYNELVNMVTANAFDAAVGDITIVTNRTKIVDFTQPYIESGLVVVVPVGKLKSRAWAFLRPFTPFMWAVTAAFFLLVGTVVWILEHRINDEFRGPPKKQLITILWFSFSTMFFAHRENTVSTLGRFLLIIWFFVVLIINSSYTASLTSILTVQQLSSPITGIDTLVTTNEPIGFQEGSFVENYLSDELNIPRSRLVALGSPEEYADALERGIVAAVVDERPYIELFLSDHCRFSVRGQEITKSGWGFAFPRGSPLAVDMSTAILALSDNGDLQKIHNKWLLRQACASQATGLVSDHFHLQSFMGLFLICGISCFLALLLNFCLMMRQFTRHIPEETDPQTAGGTSTRSGRLQTFLSFADEKEGVWKSKSKRKRTDGSTDGYWNEDEYRNSSNKIEMHPSRERLDSRSDETH